A region of Spiribacter roseus DNA encodes the following proteins:
- a CDS encoding proline racemase family protein → MTPTAHHYRYTDLHAAGEPVRIVTDGAPPLAGDTLLEKRRDAMTRHDRVRRHLMLEPRGHADMYGVWPAAADHPDCALAVLFMHNEGYSTMCGHATVALGRWVIDTGLVTPTPPVTHFNLQCPCGPVAVRVETPADGPIGAVSFDSVPVFAGPLAQTLTLPGHGAVSVDIAYGGAYYAVVRARRLGLDLADSPTESLVQAGRGIIQAGRAQLTIRHPDAADLGFLYGCIITDGRLPGESPASRNLCIFGGGQVDRSATGSGIAARLALGHRQGLIGPGQAWDVAGLSGVAFRGVIREVDADGHLIVTVTGTGHYSGSGRFEVEADDPLPDGFEVPARLADPGG, encoded by the coding sequence GTGACGCCGACCGCTCACCATTACCGCTACACCGATCTGCATGCGGCCGGTGAGCCGGTGCGCATCGTCACCGACGGGGCCCCGCCGCTTGCCGGTGACACCCTGCTCGAGAAACGCCGCGACGCCATGACCCGGCACGACCGGGTGCGCCGGCACCTGATGCTCGAACCCCGCGGCCACGCCGACATGTACGGCGTCTGGCCGGCCGCGGCCGATCACCCGGACTGTGCACTGGCGGTGCTGTTCATGCACAACGAGGGCTACAGCACCATGTGCGGCCACGCCACCGTCGCCCTGGGGCGCTGGGTGATCGACACCGGCCTTGTCACGCCGACGCCCCCGGTCACGCACTTCAACCTGCAGTGCCCCTGCGGCCCCGTGGCCGTGCGCGTGGAAACACCGGCCGACGGCCCCATCGGGGCGGTCAGCTTTGACAGCGTGCCGGTCTTTGCTGGTCCGCTGGCGCAGACCCTGACACTGCCCGGCCATGGCGCGGTCAGCGTCGATATCGCCTACGGCGGTGCTTACTACGCGGTCGTTCGGGCGCGTCGACTGGGCCTTGATCTGGCCGACAGCCCGACGGAGTCCCTGGTGCAGGCGGGTCGCGGGATCATCCAGGCGGGACGCGCGCAGCTGACGATCCGCCATCCCGATGCCGCCGATCTGGGCTTTCTGTATGGCTGCATCATCACCGACGGGCGACTGCCCGGCGAGTCGCCGGCGTCACGCAACCTGTGCATCTTTGGTGGCGGCCAGGTCGATCGCAGTGCCACTGGATCCGGGATTGCCGCGCGGCTGGCGCTTGGCCATCGCCAGGGGCTGATCGGTCCGGGTCAGGCCTGGGATGTGGCGGGGCTGAGCGGCGTCGCCTTCCGTGGCGTGATCCGCGAGGTGGATGCCGATGGGCATCTGATCGTGACAGTCACCGGGACCGGGCATTACAGCGGCAGCGGCCGGTTCGAGGTGGAGGCCGA
- a CDS encoding aldehyde dehydrogenase (NADP(+)): MTITADQFIAGTRTAAGRNPFNARDAASGEPLAPAFAEATPQEVDRACRAAADAADALAAAELEQRAALLESIASGLDDRADAFVERAGAETGLPEARIRGELARTTGQLRLFAGVVREGAFLGVRIEHGDFDLRQRNIPLGPVAVFGASNFPLAFSVCGGDTASALAAGCPVVVKAHPAHPGTSALAAEAVEAAVAEHRLPGGVFSMLQGAEHALGAALVQHPAIQAVGFTGSQRGGLALQRLAAERHRPIPVYAEMGSVNPLFILPEALAQRGGDIASGLAGSVAMGCGQFCTKPGVVFLRHDAGFEAFRDQLAGAIAAIPPAVMLHEGILSAYESGCARLDAADGVSRLATGEAADGRARAMAFITDLEHLRQQPELADEVFGPAVLIVVVDAATPFTTVAADLDGQLTAGIHASDAELSGHAALIHQLEQRAGRVLFNGFPTGVQVGEAMVHGGPYPATTDSRSTSVGTRAMERFLRPVAVQDMPAAALPPALQEDNPLGLPRRVDGIEQPGTRQ, encoded by the coding sequence ATGACGATCACAGCCGATCAATTCATTGCCGGGACCCGGACCGCGGCCGGCCGCAACCCGTTCAACGCCCGCGACGCCGCCAGTGGCGAACCGCTGGCCCCGGCCTTTGCCGAGGCCACGCCGCAGGAGGTCGACCGGGCATGCCGGGCGGCGGCCGATGCCGCCGATGCACTGGCAGCCGCCGAGCTCGAACAGCGCGCAGCGCTGCTGGAATCCATTGCCAGCGGGCTCGATGACCGGGCCGATGCCTTTGTCGAGCGCGCCGGCGCCGAGACCGGACTGCCCGAGGCACGCATTCGCGGCGAGCTGGCCCGCACCACCGGACAGCTGCGGCTGTTTGCCGGCGTCGTCCGCGAGGGGGCGTTTCTGGGCGTTCGCATCGAGCACGGCGATTTCGATCTGCGCCAGCGCAATATCCCCCTGGGGCCAGTGGCCGTATTCGGGGCCAGCAACTTCCCACTGGCCTTTTCGGTGTGTGGCGGTGATACCGCCTCGGCGCTGGCGGCCGGATGCCCGGTGGTGGTCAAGGCCCATCCGGCGCACCCTGGCACGTCAGCCCTCGCCGCCGAGGCGGTGGAAGCGGCGGTCGCCGAGCACCGGCTACCCGGCGGCGTGTTCTCGATGCTGCAGGGCGCCGAACATGCCCTGGGCGCCGCACTGGTGCAGCATCCCGCCATCCAGGCGGTGGGCTTTACCGGCTCGCAGCGCGGCGGCCTCGCCCTGCAGCGCCTCGCCGCCGAGCGCCACCGGCCGATCCCGGTGTATGCCGAAATGGGCAGCGTCAACCCGCTGTTCATCCTCCCCGAAGCCCTCGCCCAGCGCGGCGGCGATATCGCCTCGGGCCTCGCCGGTTCAGTGGCCATGGGCTGCGGGCAGTTCTGCACCAAACCCGGCGTCGTGTTTCTGCGCCATGACGCGGGGTTCGAGGCGTTCCGCGACCAGCTCGCCGGCGCCATCGCCGCCATTCCACCGGCGGTCATGCTGCATGAGGGGATCCTGTCGGCCTATGAATCGGGCTGCGCGCGGCTCGATGCCGCCGACGGGGTGAGCCGGCTGGCAACGGGCGAAGCGGCCGATGGACGCGCCCGGGCCATGGCATTCATCACTGACCTCGAGCACCTGCGCCAACAGCCGGAACTGGCCGACGAGGTGTTCGGCCCGGCGGTGCTGATTGTGGTGGTGGACGCCGCCACGCCCTTCACCACGGTGGCCGCTGATCTCGACGGCCAGCTGACCGCCGGTATCCACGCCAGCGATGCCGAACTGAGCGGGCATGCCGCGCTCATCCACCAGCTCGAACAGCGCGCCGGGCGGGTGCTGTTCAACGGCTTTCCCACCGGCGTACAGGTCGGCGAGGCCATGGTCCATGGCGGGCCCTATCCCGCCACCACCGACAGCCGCAGCACCTCGGTGGGCACCCGGGCCATGGAGCGCTTCCTGCGCCCGGTGGCGGTGCAGGACATGCCCGCGGCGGCTCTGCCACCGGCGCTGCAGGAGGACAACCCGCTGGGCCTGCCGCGGCGGGTGGACGGCATCGAGCAGCCCGGGACGCGGCAGTGA
- a CDS encoding delta(1)-pyrroline-2-carboxylate reductase family protein encodes MRTLDRQQTLERLDYPALADACARVLASARAGHTECPARGAMGLAEGGTLLLMPATDGRLAITKLVTVHPHNSRHGRPTIQGEMVVLDAATGERQLLVDGGAVSARRTAAVSLLAARQLAPRTDTPMLVYGAGTQARTHLEAFRDGLGLREAYLYSRTRSRAEALAAEMNQAGMRVSVIDDPATVLDTVRVIVTATTSTRPILPTALPADTFVAAVGAFRAHMAEVPPALLAHGRVVIDTAEGAREEAGDLIQAHESGHFDWRQATSLEAVVLDQAQPVGGGPIIFKSVGQSLWDLAAGQVLAESLDRHHTSSTQ; translated from the coding sequence ATGCGCACACTCGACCGCCAGCAGACCCTCGAGCGACTCGACTATCCGGCCCTTGCCGACGCCTGCGCCCGGGTGCTGGCGAGCGCCCGGGCCGGACACACCGAGTGCCCCGCCCGCGGCGCCATGGGGCTTGCCGAGGGGGGTACGCTGCTGCTCATGCCTGCCACCGATGGCCGCCTCGCAATCACCAAACTGGTCACGGTCCACCCGCACAACAGCCGCCATGGCCGCCCGACCATACAGGGCGAGATGGTGGTCCTGGACGCCGCCACCGGCGAGCGTCAGCTGCTGGTGGACGGGGGCGCCGTCTCGGCCCGGCGGACGGCGGCGGTGTCGCTGCTCGCCGCCCGGCAACTGGCACCCCGCACCGATACCCCGATGCTGGTCTATGGGGCCGGCACCCAGGCCCGCACCCACCTCGAGGCGTTCCGTGATGGCCTGGGTCTGCGCGAGGCCTATCTGTACTCGCGCACCCGCTCCCGCGCCGAGGCCCTCGCCGCCGAGATGAACCAGGCCGGCATGCGCGTCAGCGTGATCGATGATCCGGCCACGGTTCTGGATACGGTCCGCGTCATCGTGACGGCCACCACTTCGACACGACCGATCCTGCCCACCGCGCTGCCCGCCGACACCTTTGTGGCCGCAGTGGGCGCGTTCCGTGCCCATATGGCGGAAGTGCCGCCGGCGCTGCTGGCCCATGGCCGGGTGGTCATCGACACGGCCGAAGGCGCCCGCGAAGAGGCGGGCGACCTCATCCAGGCCCATGAATCAGGGCATTTCGACTGGCGGCAGGCCACTTCCCTCGAGGCCGTGGTGCTGGACCAGGCCCAGCCGGTGGGCGGCGGCCCGATCATTTTCAAAAGCGTTGGTCAGTCTCTCTGGGACCTCGCCGCCGGCCAGGTCCTCGCAGAGTCTCTGGACCGACACCACACTTCATCGACGCAGTAG
- a CDS encoding 4-hydroxyproline epimerase — MARHTFFCIDGHTCGNPVRVVAGGGPRLRGDSLSGYRQDFLAHYDWIRQGLMFEPRGHDMMSGSILYAPTRPDCDLGVLFIETSGCLPMCGHGTIGTVTTAIEEGLVTPTQAGRLALETPAGKVEVSYEQPGRFVESVSLRNVPAWLEAHDVEVDVPDLGRLRCDIAYGGNFYAIFDPQPGFEGLDQLSVDDILRLSPQVRRRLNALIDPVHPDDATIRGVSHVMWTGPARDPAADARNAVFYGDRAIDRSPCGTGTSARMAQLHGRERLAVGQRFVHESVIGSLFTGEVLGTEIIGPHTGIRPQITGWARVTGYNTIFIDDRDPFALGFSVN; from the coding sequence ATGGCACGGCATACGTTTTTCTGCATTGACGGCCACACCTGCGGCAACCCGGTGCGGGTGGTGGCCGGCGGCGGGCCGCGGCTGCGCGGCGACAGCCTGAGCGGGTACCGCCAGGACTTTCTGGCCCACTACGACTGGATCCGCCAGGGGCTGATGTTCGAGCCCCGCGGCCACGACATGATGTCGGGCTCGATCCTCTACGCCCCCACGCGGCCCGACTGTGACCTGGGGGTGCTGTTCATCGAGACCTCGGGCTGCCTGCCGATGTGCGGGCACGGCACCATCGGCACCGTCACCACCGCCATTGAGGAAGGACTGGTCACGCCGACCCAGGCCGGACGGCTGGCGCTGGAAACGCCCGCTGGCAAGGTCGAGGTCAGCTACGAGCAGCCGGGGCGGTTCGTCGAATCGGTGAGCCTGCGCAATGTGCCGGCCTGGCTTGAAGCGCATGATGTCGAAGTGGATGTCCCCGACCTGGGGCGGCTGCGTTGCGACATCGCCTATGGTGGCAACTTCTACGCCATCTTCGATCCCCAGCCGGGCTTTGAGGGCCTGGATCAGCTGAGCGTGGACGATATCCTGCGCCTGTCACCGCAGGTACGCCGGCGCCTCAACGCCCTGATTGATCCGGTCCATCCGGACGACGCGACGATCCGCGGGGTCTCGCACGTGATGTGGACCGGGCCGGCACGCGATCCGGCGGCCGATGCCCGCAACGCGGTGTTCTATGGCGACCGGGCCATCGATCGCTCGCCCTGCGGCACGGGCACCTCGGCGCGCATGGCGCAGCTCCACGGCCGCGAGCGCCTGGCGGTGGGCCAGCGGTTTGTCCATGAAAGCGTGATCGGCAGCCTGTTCACCGGCGAGGTTCTGGGCACTGAGATCATCGGCCCGCATACCGGCATCCGCCCGCAGATCACTGGCTGGGCCCGGGTCACCGGCTACAACACGATCTTCATTGATGATCGCGACCCCTTCGCCCTCGGCTTTTCGGTGAACTGA
- a CDS encoding dihydrodipicolinate synthase family protein, producing the protein MIPDWRGIYPAVTTQFHPDHSLDVAATEQVVDNLIRDGVHGLVMLGTCGENTSLSDEEKREVIRAACRVSAGRVPVICGVAEFTTEAACRYARDVEAIGADGIMILPAMVYKADRGEIVHHISTVANACSLPAMIYNNPASYGIDIDPETLVELSRTPGIVAVKESSEDPRRINDLINRAPDALAIMAGVDDVALECMVVGAIGWVSGFANVYPRESVAIYDHLQAGRIEPAVHLYRWMMDSLHMDTDPKLVQMIKLAEQIAGRGSETVRLPRLPLVGDERARVTAVIEQALATRPSV; encoded by the coding sequence ATGATTCCCGATTGGCGCGGCATCTACCCAGCAGTCACCACGCAGTTCCATCCCGATCACAGCCTCGATGTCGCGGCGACGGAACAGGTCGTCGACAACCTCATCCGCGATGGTGTGCATGGCCTGGTCATGCTGGGCACCTGTGGCGAGAACACCTCGCTGTCCGACGAGGAAAAACGCGAGGTCATCCGCGCGGCCTGCCGGGTCAGTGCCGGCCGGGTGCCGGTGATCTGCGGCGTGGCCGAGTTCACCACCGAGGCGGCCTGCCGCTATGCGCGCGATGTTGAGGCCATTGGCGCCGATGGCATCATGATCCTGCCGGCGATGGTGTACAAGGCGGACCGGGGCGAAATCGTCCACCACATCAGCACGGTCGCCAATGCCTGTTCGCTGCCGGCGATGATCTACAACAACCCGGCCTCGTACGGCATCGACATCGACCCGGAAACCCTCGTCGAGCTGTCCCGGACACCGGGCATCGTCGCCGTCAAGGAGTCCTCCGAAGACCCGCGCCGGATCAACGACCTCATCAACCGGGCGCCGGATGCGCTGGCGATCATGGCGGGCGTGGACGATGTCGCGCTGGAGTGCATGGTGGTGGGCGCGATTGGCTGGGTATCCGGCTTCGCCAACGTCTATCCGCGCGAAAGCGTGGCGATCTACGACCATCTTCAGGCCGGGCGGATCGAGCCGGCGGTGCACCTGTACCGCTGGATGATGGACTCGCTGCATATGGACACCGACCCCAAGCTGGTGCAGATGATCAAGCTCGCCGAGCAGATCGCCGGTCGCGGCAGCGAGACCGTGCGCCTGCCCCGCCTGCCCCTGGTCGGCGATGAGCGCGCTCGGGTGACGGCGGTCATCGAGCAGGCCCTGGCGACACGGCCGTCCGTCTGA
- a CDS encoding GntR family transcriptional regulator, with translation MNLQSSSGRQTVAGMLVSEMRERILTLEFPEGAPLRQDTLAAEFGVSRIPLREALLQLEGEGLVTQTAHKGYAVSVLSLEEIREIFDLRALIEVDLLQRALPHITSEVIAEARQVLAQFDENLAAPSAERQWGHFNWRLHATLCAPAGRHRSLDILRKLHRNADRYLRLQLNLSDHNNARAREEHDRLVTLCEERDNAEASRLLNEHILAARDDLLDFLSVRRAND, from the coding sequence ATGAATCTGCAGAGTAGTAGCGGCCGGCAGACAGTGGCCGGGATGCTGGTCAGCGAGATGCGCGAGCGCATCCTCACCCTGGAGTTTCCCGAGGGAGCCCCCCTGCGCCAGGACACCCTTGCCGCCGAATTCGGGGTCAGCCGGATCCCGCTGCGCGAGGCGCTTCTGCAGCTTGAAGGCGAGGGGCTGGTCACACAGACCGCCCATAAGGGCTACGCGGTCAGCGTACTGTCGCTTGAGGAGATCCGCGAGATCTTTGATCTGCGCGCCCTGATCGAGGTGGACCTGCTCCAGCGCGCCCTGCCGCACATCACCTCCGAGGTCATCGCCGAAGCCCGTCAGGTGCTCGCCCAGTTCGACGAGAACCTGGCCGCGCCTTCGGCCGAGCGCCAGTGGGGCCACTTCAACTGGCGCCTGCATGCCACGCTCTGCGCGCCGGCGGGCCGTCACCGCAGCCTCGACATCCTGCGCAAGCTGCACCGCAATGCCGACCGTTACCTGCGTCTGCAGCTCAATCTCTCGGATCACAACAATGCCCGTGCCCGCGAAGAGCACGACCGCCTGGTCACCCTCTGCGAGGAGCGCGATAACGCCGAGGCCAGCCGCCTGCTGAACGAGCACATCCTCGCCGCGCGCGACGATCTGCTCGACTTCCTGTCGGTGCGCCGGGCCAATGACTGA
- a CDS encoding cis-3-hydroxy-L-proline dehydratase: MKITAINVYQVDLPLHEGRYAWSGGNSVDVFDSTVVEIETDAGLTGVGEVCPLGPAYLPAYAAGARAGLQQLAPGLLGMDPTRPMQISHHLDAALRGHPYVKSPIDMACWDLLGKATGQPVCHLLGGRYGETISLYRAISQQSPEQMAERCREYQAQGYRRFQLKVGGDPDTDIDRIHACAAVMRRGDTLVADANTGWSQYAALRVAAAVADLDVAIEQPCADYRSCLQVRRATARPFVLDESVDGMAWLLQAINDGAMDAVNIKIAKVGGLTRAHRMRDVCMESGIVMTLEDTWGGDVATAAIAHLAHSTPEAARFSVTDFNSYVTRAFALGAPQRRGGEMAASTAPGLGVSLDYSVLGAPIWRTAA; the protein is encoded by the coding sequence ATGAAGATAACCGCGATCAATGTCTACCAGGTCGATCTGCCGCTGCACGAAGGCCGCTATGCCTGGTCCGGCGGCAACAGCGTCGACGTGTTCGACAGCACCGTGGTGGAGATCGAGACCGATGCCGGCCTGACCGGCGTTGGCGAGGTCTGCCCGCTGGGCCCGGCCTATCTGCCGGCCTACGCCGCCGGCGCCCGCGCCGGGTTGCAGCAGCTGGCCCCCGGGCTGCTGGGCATGGACCCGACCCGCCCGATGCAGATCAGCCATCATCTGGATGCCGCCCTGCGCGGGCATCCCTACGTCAAATCGCCCATCGACATGGCCTGCTGGGACCTGTTGGGCAAGGCCACCGGTCAGCCGGTCTGCCACCTTCTGGGGGGCCGATATGGCGAGACCATCAGCCTCTATCGCGCCATTTCCCAGCAAAGCCCCGAGCAGATGGCCGAGCGCTGCCGCGAGTACCAGGCCCAGGGCTATCGCCGCTTCCAGCTCAAGGTGGGCGGCGATCCGGATACCGACATCGACCGCATTCACGCCTGCGCGGCGGTCATGCGCCGGGGGGACACACTGGTGGCCGATGCCAACACCGGCTGGAGCCAGTACGCCGCGCTGCGTGTGGCCGCGGCGGTGGCCGATCTCGATGTCGCCATCGAGCAGCCCTGCGCCGACTATCGCAGCTGTCTGCAGGTGCGGCGGGCGACGGCCCGGCCGTTCGTGCTGGATGAGTCGGTGGACGGGATGGCGTGGTTATTGCAAGCGATCAACGATGGAGCAATGGACGCGGTCAACATCAAGATTGCCAAGGTGGGAGGACTCACCCGGGCCCATCGGATGCGCGATGTGTGTATGGAATCGGGGATCGTGATGACCCTGGAGGACACCTGGGGCGGCGATGTGGCCACCGCGGCCATTGCCCATCTGGCCCATTCGACGCCCGAGGCGGCGCGCTTTTCCGTCACCGATTTCAACAGCTACGTCACCCGGGCGTTCGCCCTGGGGGCCCCGCAGCGTCGCGGGGGCGAGATGGCCGCATCCACTGCCCCCGGGTTGGGCGTGAGCCTGGATTACTCGGTGCTCGGTGCCCCGATATGGCGCACCGCAGCGTAG
- a CDS encoding branched-chain amino acid ABC transporter substrate-binding protein yields MKITITAIATTVALGVGLGGAAQAQDDAIVIGVQVPTTGSEATYGQDMYNAAELAAEEINADGGLLGRQIELINGDSACDPQQSVNAAGNLVSRDVLGIVGGYCSGATMPTLKTYGDEGLPFVITASNSTQLIPANPGNAFMINSTGADQSKKAAEFFESQGIERLAVIDQGDSYSQDLADLTVERWEAMGHEVVTRETVNKGEQDFSAVVSNVRSSGAEAVFWTAYYADGGLMIRQLRQGGFRGMIAVGDGSNSPQLFEIAGGAAEGVFAFSNPTAEFLPAAADFIDDYEAEYGQSPGPYAPLNYDGLKLLAWAMETAGTTDSAAVIDVLESTDGQSWLTGPIRFTDENTLARSNFIILEGEDGAWTFFEN; encoded by the coding sequence ATGAAAATCACAATCACCGCAATCGCCACGACCGTCGCCCTGGGCGTGGGTCTGGGCGGGGCCGCGCAGGCCCAGGACGATGCCATTGTCATCGGCGTGCAGGTGCCCACCACGGGCTCCGAGGCGACCTACGGTCAGGACATGTACAACGCCGCTGAACTGGCGGCCGAAGAGATCAACGCCGACGGCGGCCTGCTGGGCCGGCAGATCGAGTTGATCAACGGCGACTCGGCCTGCGATCCCCAGCAGTCCGTCAACGCCGCCGGCAACCTGGTCTCGCGCGATGTCCTGGGCATCGTCGGGGGGTATTGCTCGGGCGCCACGATGCCGACCCTCAAGACCTACGGCGACGAGGGCCTGCCGTTCGTGATCACCGCGTCGAACTCCACCCAGCTCATCCCCGCCAACCCCGGCAATGCCTTCATGATCAACTCCACCGGGGCGGATCAGTCGAAAAAGGCGGCCGAGTTCTTCGAGTCACAGGGCATTGAGCGCCTGGCCGTGATCGATCAGGGCGATTCGTACTCGCAGGACCTGGCCGACCTGACCGTTGAGCGCTGGGAGGCGATGGGCCACGAGGTGGTCACCCGCGAGACGGTCAACAAGGGCGAGCAGGACTTTTCGGCCGTGGTCAGCAACGTGCGCTCGAGCGGTGCCGAGGCGGTGTTCTGGACGGCCTACTACGCCGATGGCGGCCTGATGATCCGCCAGCTCCGTCAGGGCGGTTTCCGCGGCATGATCGCCGTGGGTGATGGCTCCAACTCGCCGCAGCTCTTCGAGATCGCCGGTGGCGCGGCCGAGGGCGTGTTCGCCTTTTCCAACCCCACCGCCGAGTTCCTGCCCGCCGCGGCGGACTTCATCGACGACTACGAGGCCGAGTACGGCCAGAGCCCGGGTCCCTACGCCCCGCTCAACTACGACGGCCTCAAGCTGCTCGCCTGGGCCATGGAGACCGCCGGGACGACCGATTCGGCGGCCGTGATCGACGTGCTCGAGTCGACGGACGGGCAGTCGTGGCTGACCGGCCCGATCCGCTTCACCGACGAGAACACGCTGGCCCGCAGCAACTTCATCATCCTCGAGGGCGAAGACGGCGCCTGGACGTTCTTCGAAAACTAA
- a CDS encoding branched-chain amino acid ABC transporter permease, with the protein MPAFETFLQAIVNGLVLGSFYALIALGYTMIFGVIKLLNFAHGDVYMVGAFVGFGVLSLISGVVGAGWFGLGIAILVSMIAVGCLGVIIQRVAYQPMLSAPRLSILITALAVSLVLQNSALSLTDGKYTAFRTDLGFGGFEFGRLFISHQAVVLVAIAGLLMIALELFVSRTMYGRAMRAVSIDKDMCRLLGINVSRVVAITFLIGSGLAAAAGTMAGAYYGSIWYFMGFLIGLKAFTAAVIGGIGSITGAMLGGLILGLLESFGTLVPWIGSEWKDVFTFSILILVLVFKPTGLLGKSEVERM; encoded by the coding sequence ATGCCGGCCTTTGAGACATTCCTCCAGGCCATCGTCAACGGCCTGGTGCTGGGATCCTTTTACGCGCTGATCGCGCTTGGCTACACCATGATTTTCGGTGTGATCAAGCTCCTGAACTTCGCCCATGGCGATGTCTATATGGTGGGCGCGTTCGTCGGCTTCGGCGTGCTCTCACTGATCTCGGGCGTTGTCGGGGCGGGCTGGTTCGGCCTTGGCATTGCCATTCTGGTTTCCATGATCGCGGTCGGCTGTCTCGGCGTGATCATTCAGCGGGTCGCCTATCAGCCGATGCTCTCGGCGCCGCGGCTCTCGATCCTGATTACCGCGCTGGCGGTCTCGCTGGTGCTGCAGAACAGCGCCCTCAGCCTGACCGACGGCAAGTACACGGCGTTCCGCACCGACCTCGGCTTTGGCGGGTTTGAATTCGGGCGTCTTTTCATCAGCCACCAGGCCGTGGTGCTGGTGGCCATCGCCGGACTGCTAATGATCGCGCTCGAGCTGTTCGTGAGCCGGACGATGTATGGCCGCGCCATGCGCGCGGTATCCATCGACAAGGACATGTGCCGGCTGTTGGGGATCAACGTCTCGCGGGTCGTCGCCATCACCTTTCTGATCGGCTCGGGGCTCGCGGCCGCCGCCGGCACCATGGCGGGCGCCTACTACGGCAGCATCTGGTATTTCATGGGCTTTCTCATCGGCCTCAAGGCGTTCACCGCCGCGGTGATCGGCGGTATCGGCAGCATTACCGGGGCCATGCTGGGCGGTCTCATCCTGGGCCTGCTCGAATCCTTCGGCACCTTGGTGCCGTGGATTGGTAGCGAGTGGAAGGACGTATTTACCTTCTCGATCCTCATTCTCGTGCTCGTGTTCAAACCCACGGGCCTGCTGGGCAAATCAGAAGTGGAGCGGATGTAG
- a CDS encoding branched-chain amino acid ABC transporter permease: MSTATGTTTGLVDRLYAAFDSPRRQMLLMAAIVVVMAVLPMLMGRYATTIMTNALLYVVLALGLNIVVGYAGLLDLGYAAFFAVGAYSIGILTVQFDWNFWLAIPPALVAACMAGVIIGGPTLRLRSDYLAIVTLGFGEIVRFSARNLEITGRASGLSNIPEPNFFGYVINSYVDFYYVFLLLAVIAVIASHRLYHSRLGRAWLYVRHDEDAAEAMGINRVRVKLAAYVTGSVFGAVGGIFFSVNLGAISPESFSFEQSVLILMAVILGGMGKIPGVILGAFIIILGPELLRELGELRLLLFAVVMLLIMLLRPSGIWPERRH, translated from the coding sequence ATGAGTACCGCAACGGGCACAACGACCGGTCTGGTCGACCGCCTCTACGCCGCCTTCGACAGCCCCCGGCGGCAGATGCTGCTGATGGCGGCCATCGTGGTGGTGATGGCCGTGCTGCCAATGCTGATGGGGCGTTATGCGACCACCATCATGACCAACGCGCTGCTGTATGTGGTGCTCGCGCTGGGGCTCAACATCGTGGTGGGCTATGCCGGGCTGCTGGATCTCGGCTATGCCGCCTTCTTTGCGGTGGGGGCGTATAGCATCGGCATCCTCACCGTGCAGTTCGATTGGAATTTCTGGCTGGCCATTCCGCCAGCACTGGTCGCGGCCTGCATGGCCGGAGTGATCATCGGCGGGCCGACCCTGCGACTGCGCAGTGACTACCTGGCCATCGTAACCCTGGGGTTCGGCGAGATCGTGCGCTTCAGCGCGCGCAACCTCGAGATCACCGGCCGTGCCAGTGGCCTGTCGAACATCCCTGAGCCGAATTTCTTCGGCTATGTGATCAACAGCTACGTCGATTTCTACTATGTATTCCTTTTGCTGGCCGTGATCGCGGTCATCGCCAGCCATCGGCTCTATCACTCGCGGCTGGGACGGGCATGGCTGTACGTGCGGCATGACGAGGACGCGGCTGAGGCCATGGGCATCAATCGGGTGCGGGTCAAGCTGGCCGCCTACGTCACCGGATCGGTGTTCGGGGCCGTTGGCGGGATCTTCTTCTCGGTCAACCTGGGCGCCATTTCCCCGGAGAGCTTCAGTTTCGAGCAGTCGGTGCTGATCCTCATGGCGGTGATCCTGGGCGGCATGGGCAAGATCCCGGGGGTGATCCTGGGCGCGTTCATCATCATCCTCGGCCCCGAGCTGCTGCGCGAGCTCGGCGAGCTGCGGCTGTTGCTGTTCGCGGTGGTCATGCTGCTGATCATGCTGCTGCGGCCCAGCGGCATCTGGCCCGAACGGCGTCATTAA